Proteins from a genomic interval of Kitasatospora herbaricolor:
- a CDS encoding MFS transporter has translation MPSPTTATIDPAAPPTTEPPTASRLQAAVLMAGSCLPILGAVLIAPLLPKMQDHFASTAGAKALVPVALTIPALALGLLAPFAGLLVDRLGRKRLLIGASLLYAPIGTAPLWLDSLGAIVASRALLGVVEAAIMTCCTTLIGDYWSGKQRERYLALQTICSALSATAFFAVGGAIGEAGWRAPFWAYAASLLLAPLMATVLTAPQRTGRPTAGPPAPQDAPRPFPWRRMAGPCALTFFGAVVFYTVPVMTSNLLDDLGITESSTIGLATATASVATVIGAFTFTRLADHAERLLPAVLALCAAGFGVMWLAGSMPVLVAGAVLNCLGGGMLLPTLLTRATALLDFADRGRGTGLWNAAFFLGEFVCPLVLLGLAPAVGSLAAAVGLLGALTVLVAAALRLRRRPTAALPAA, from the coding sequence GTGCCCTCCCCCACGACCGCCACCATCGACCCGGCGGCCCCACCCACCACCGAGCCCCCCACCGCGTCACGCCTGCAGGCCGCCGTACTGATGGCCGGCAGCTGCCTGCCCATCCTCGGGGCCGTCCTGATCGCCCCGCTGCTGCCCAAGATGCAGGACCACTTCGCGTCCACCGCGGGCGCGAAGGCGCTGGTACCGGTCGCGCTCACGATCCCCGCGCTGGCCCTCGGCCTGCTGGCCCCCTTCGCCGGCCTGCTGGTCGACCGGCTCGGCCGCAAGCGCCTGCTGATCGGCGCCAGCCTGCTCTACGCCCCGATCGGCACCGCGCCGCTCTGGCTCGACTCACTGGGCGCCATCGTGGCCAGCCGCGCCCTGCTCGGCGTCGTCGAGGCCGCCATCATGACCTGCTGCACCACCCTGATCGGCGACTACTGGTCAGGCAAGCAGCGCGAGCGCTACCTCGCCCTCCAGACCATCTGCAGCGCCCTGTCCGCCACCGCCTTCTTCGCCGTCGGCGGCGCGATCGGCGAGGCCGGCTGGCGCGCCCCCTTCTGGGCGTACGCGGCGAGCCTGCTGCTGGCGCCCCTGATGGCCACCGTGCTGACGGCCCCCCAGCGCACCGGGCGGCCCACCGCCGGGCCGCCGGCGCCGCAGGACGCCCCCCGTCCCTTCCCCTGGCGGCGGATGGCCGGCCCCTGCGCGCTCACCTTCTTCGGCGCCGTCGTCTTCTACACCGTGCCCGTGATGACCTCGAACCTGCTGGACGACCTGGGCATCACCGAGTCCAGCACCATCGGCCTGGCCACCGCCACCGCCAGCGTGGCCACGGTGATCGGCGCGTTCACCTTCACCCGCCTCGCCGACCACGCCGAGCGGCTGCTGCCCGCCGTGCTCGCGCTCTGCGCGGCCGGCTTCGGCGTGATGTGGCTCGCCGGCAGCATGCCGGTGCTGGTGGCCGGCGCCGTCCTGAACTGCCTGGGCGGCGGCATGCTGCTGCCGACCCTGCTCACCCGCGCGACGGCCCTGCTCGACTTCGCCGACCGCGGCCGCGGCACCGGGCTCTGGAACGCCGCGTTCTTCCTCGGCGAGTTCGTCTGCCCGCTGGTCCTGCTCGGGCTGGCCCCCGCCGTGGGCAGCCTGGCGGCCGCGGTCGGCCTGCTCGGCGCACTGACCGTGCTGGTCGCCGCCGCCCTGCGGTTGCGCCGCCGGCCGACCGCCGCACTGCCCGCCGCCTGA
- a CDS encoding alpha/beta hydrolase: protein MSRFGERLREHAGERPVLRRWPGWGAAAGAVLFYCLSLTPSMLPRSWWLQGVEAGVTAAIGYGFGALLGALARRLGARPGPRVSRVARAVLAVVGSVLVIAVTARSVRWQGDVRRAVTLPPEISWWRWSLVPVVAVLVLALVVLVARLLRLGTRIVVHALGRVVPPAVAAGAGVVVVAVLVVGFVQGFLLSGVLNVVESAASLTDEGTTPGIVQPQLPTLSGSPASLESWQSLGSKGRDFVGTAATKAELTAFAGHEAVDPVRVYVGLRAADTLQGRADLAVAELERTGGFGRKVLAVMATTGSGWINKQASGPLEYMYAGDSAMVAIQYSYLPSWVSVLTEDEAVDAGRALFDAVHAKWATLPAGSRPRLVVFGESLGSFATEKAFDGQLDRLATETDGALLVGPTYDNPLWKRVTADREPGSPVWRPVFEDGRSVRFAQVPADLDVPARPWDGTRIVYLQNGSDPIVWWSPSMLFSRPQWLEDPRAADVSPAMRWYPVVTFWQVVCDLMGANNVPPGFGHRYGTLPTDAWAAIAAPPGWTATDTDRLAALMGS, encoded by the coding sequence ATGTCGCGGTTCGGCGAACGGCTCAGGGAACACGCCGGTGAGCGCCCGGTCCTGCGGCGGTGGCCCGGTTGGGGCGCCGCCGCCGGGGCGGTGCTGTTCTACTGCCTGTCGCTCACGCCGTCCATGCTGCCCCGCTCGTGGTGGCTGCAGGGCGTGGAGGCCGGGGTGACCGCCGCGATCGGGTACGGCTTCGGCGCGCTGCTCGGGGCGCTCGCGCGCCGGCTCGGGGCCCGGCCCGGGCCGCGGGTGAGCCGGGTGGCCCGGGCGGTGCTGGCGGTCGTGGGCAGCGTCCTGGTGATCGCGGTGACGGCGCGGAGCGTCCGCTGGCAGGGGGATGTCCGGCGGGCGGTCACGCTGCCCCCGGAGATCTCCTGGTGGCGGTGGTCCCTGGTGCCGGTGGTGGCGGTGCTGGTGCTGGCACTGGTCGTGCTGGTGGCCCGGCTGCTCCGGCTCGGCACCCGGATCGTCGTGCACGCCCTGGGCCGGGTGGTGCCGCCGGCGGTGGCGGCGGGCGCCGGGGTCGTCGTGGTGGCGGTGCTGGTGGTCGGGTTCGTGCAGGGGTTCCTGCTGTCCGGGGTGCTGAACGTGGTCGAGAGCGCGGCCTCGCTGACCGACGAGGGGACGACGCCCGGCATCGTCCAGCCGCAGCTGCCGACCCTGTCGGGCAGCCCGGCCTCGCTGGAGTCCTGGCAGAGCCTCGGGTCCAAGGGCCGGGACTTCGTCGGCACCGCCGCCACCAAGGCCGAGCTGACCGCCTTCGCCGGCCACGAGGCCGTGGACCCCGTCCGGGTCTACGTCGGCCTGCGGGCCGCCGACACGCTGCAGGGGCGGGCGGACCTGGCCGTCGCCGAACTGGAGCGCACCGGCGGGTTCGGCCGAAAGGTGCTCGCCGTGATGGCCACCACCGGCAGCGGCTGGATCAACAAGCAGGCCAGCGGCCCGCTGGAGTACATGTACGCGGGGGACAGCGCGATGGTGGCGATCCAGTACTCCTACCTGCCGAGCTGGGTCTCGGTGCTGACCGAGGACGAGGCCGTCGACGCCGGGCGGGCGCTGTTCGACGCCGTGCACGCCAAGTGGGCGACGCTTCCCGCCGGAAGCCGTCCGCGCCTGGTGGTGTTCGGCGAGAGCCTGGGTTCCTTCGCCACCGAGAAGGCCTTCGACGGGCAGCTGGACCGGCTGGCGACGGAGACCGACGGCGCCCTGCTGGTCGGCCCGACGTACGACAATCCGCTGTGGAAGCGGGTCACCGCCGACCGCGAGCCCGGCAGCCCGGTCTGGCGCCCGGTCTTCGAGGACGGCCGCTCGGTGCGCTTCGCCCAGGTGCCGGCGGACCTGGACGTCCCGGCCCGGCCCTGGGACGGGACCAGGATCGTCTACCTGCAGAACGGGTCCGACCCGATCGTCTGGTGGAGCCCGTCGATGCTGTTCAGCCGGCCGCAATGGCTGGAGGACCCGCGTGCCGCGGACGTCTCCCCGGCGATGCGCTGGTACCCGGTGGTCACCTTCTGGCAGGTGGTCTGCGACCTGATGGGTGCCAACAACGTGCCGCCGGGCTTCGGCCACCGCTACGGGACGCTCCCCACCGACGCCTGGGCGGCGATCGCGGCGCCGCCGGGCTGGACGGCCACCGACACCGACCGGCTGGCCGCGCTGATGGGCTCCTGA
- a CDS encoding CPBP family intramembrane glutamic endopeptidase: MQRGSSGPDTDGVIGVRTGVAVTVLVLVLVNLLNNRLAPGAYLITAPLTAALLLGVLRLAGGSWADAGLDRAGWPRGARWAGVLIGLVAAVYLVAALLPPTRELFTDRRTEGDSGATVAFQVLVRIPLGTVLLEEVAFRGVLYGLLRKEWNVKVATIGSSLLFGLWHVLPSLHLSDDKPALNPLFGDSVLGVVVVEIGTVLFTGLAGVLFCELRRRSGSLLAPAGLHWATNALGIVTGFALRTLT, encoded by the coding sequence GTGCAGCGAGGGAGCAGCGGGCCGGACACCGACGGCGTGATCGGCGTACGGACCGGCGTGGCCGTCACCGTGCTGGTGCTGGTGCTGGTCAACCTCCTCAACAACCGGCTCGCCCCCGGGGCCTACCTGATCACCGCGCCACTGACCGCCGCCCTGCTGCTCGGCGTGCTGCGCCTGGCCGGCGGCAGCTGGGCGGACGCCGGCCTGGACCGCGCCGGCTGGCCCCGCGGCGCCCGCTGGGCCGGCGTCCTGATCGGCCTGGTGGCGGCGGTCTACCTGGTGGCGGCCCTGCTGCCGCCGACCCGGGAGCTGTTCACCGACCGCCGCACCGAGGGCGACAGCGGCGCCACCGTCGCCTTCCAGGTGCTGGTCCGGATCCCGCTGGGCACCGTCCTGCTGGAGGAGGTCGCCTTCCGGGGCGTGCTCTACGGCCTGCTCCGCAAGGAGTGGAACGTCAAGGTCGCCACCATCGGCTCCTCCCTGCTCTTCGGGCTCTGGCACGTCCTGCCCTCGCTGCACCTCTCCGACGACAAGCCCGCCCTCAACCCGCTGTTCGGGGACTCGGTGCTCGGCGTGGTGGTCGTGGAGATCGGCACCGTCCTGTTCACCGGCCTGGCCGGGGTCCTCTTCTGCGAGCTGCGGCGGCGCAGCGGCAGCCTGCTCGCCCCGGCCGGCCTGCACTGGGCCACCAACGCGCTGGGCATCGTGACCGGGTTCGCGCTGCGCACGCTCACCTGA